The Lolium rigidum isolate FL_2022 chromosome 2, APGP_CSIRO_Lrig_0.1, whole genome shotgun sequence genomic interval AAAAATTAATACTGTCTCAAGTTCGGAACTCAAGCCAAGGCTGCAAGTTGATGCAGTGCTTGAGCTGACTAACGGAAGAGGGTGAAGAGAAGAATCAAATGCTCTGTGcgtgaagaaaagaaaaatcagTTGGTTTTCTTGGACGAGTCGTCCTCTGAGGAAGTGTTATTGTTGTTGTCGTCATTGCTGCTATCTTTACTATCACTGTTATTGTCGAGGTCAGGAACTATTGCTGCTGCCGGTTCGACGTGGGCCAGCCGAGCTGCTCCAATCACCTGCTCCGGAAGCTCGTCGTACGTGTTCGCCTGCACGAACAAAGTATGATCGGACTATATTTTCTGTTTTTCAGTCTACTTAGGGTTCAGCATTGGCATTTGGGTCCCCTTACCTGTATTAGGAAAGCCATGTCAACTACTAATGTTGTGACAACACCAAACACCAGGCCCAAAACTCCATTTGCCACCGCAGAAGAACCGATGTCAACATCCACCTGCAGAAAAAACCGATAAAGATGTATTACATGTTAAAAATTGGAAATACTTTCATGAGTACTCATTGTTCCGGAGGTCATCCTATTGCTATTAACATGAGATTGGGAAAAAACAGATGACTTACTTCCAAGTAACCTGGACCACGCACGTAACTACAATCGACGGCCTTCCCCAATATACAAGAGGAACTTCCGACACTCTGCCGCACTATCCAAGAGCCCTGAAGACGTTTTTGTCATTTGTTGAGGCAAAGGGGAGTTGAAGAGTACAACATAAtagtcgcagatttttctgaaaaCAGACCTTTGGAACTCCCGGCATAAGCTTCAGTCTGCTATTGCGGAATTCATCATCTCCATCGAAGAAGCGTTGCAGCAACGATCCTTCTTCCAAGGTATTTGTGACGAAGTACATCACTAGGCTGTAATGAATTGGTCCAGGAATCTGCGATAGGATATTAACTTCACCAAAAATGTATGCTTTTGGGACAGAGGTCTTCATTGGCATTAAAATAATATTACCGAGAAATCTTTTAAGAATAGCTCACCTGTATGTTGACAACAAACGTGTGCATCCCTTTGTCGGCAGCAACCTACAAAGCCGGTAACATGAGCAATGGAAGTATGAACAAGGCCTCAATTTTATAAAATGAAAAATATAAGCGTTAAGAAATGGTCCGGTAAATTAGATCACGTTTACCTGAGCAACGCAACCTTTCTGCCTGCCAACATTATCCATGCGCTTGGTATCCTTAAACCAGTCAATCGCCGCAAGCTCCATGAGATAACTTGGTGCAGGTATCTGTAACTACAATATGAGTGTAACATGCTCCATAAACAAACCACTAATTAAGCATAGGCTGGAAGATTTAGACCTTTGATTTATCGGTAGGGAAGTTCTTGCTACGGACTTTGAAGAGCGCGCTGTCTGGTACTGTCCAGCAGCTG includes:
- the LOC124689432 gene encoding protein ENHANCED DISEASE RESISTANCE 2-like, whose translation is MALIFTCRPGLRGYSSQTDDECHITPGIPVMEDMVDPSFPTSQKHHEMESVVEPAHGGQTGEKSTSVVDQESDEDPEDYQDPQANIEEESDSDAKATEPPPEKIDMSCFSGILHRDPEEQSRSCWTVPDSALFKVRSKNFPTDKSKIPAPSYLMELAAIDWFKDTKRMDNVGRQKGCVAQVAADKGMHTFVVNIQIPGPIHYSLVMYFVTNTLEEGSLLQRFFDGDDEFRNSRLKLMPGVPKGSWIVRQSVGSSSCILGKAVDCSYVRGPGYLEVDVDIGSSAVANGVLGLVFGVVTTLVVDMAFLIQANTYDELPEQVIGAARLAHVEPAAAIVPDLDNNSDSKDSSNDDNNNNTSSEDDSSKKTN